The genomic window CTAAATATTTTATCACCATTCTGTTATTTTTGTCAATGTAAATTTTCTGTAAACAAATGTAGCTTCAAGCGTTATTCTCCGCTTGAAGCTAAATATGCTAACTTTAGCTACCGTTTATTAGTATTCTCATATATGTCAATAATATACTGATATTTTTCTTTATTTTTTTAATATTTATAATATTTAATCTTTTATGAATACTTCGATTTAGGAAACCCTTCTCTGTACTTTCCCCTAGTTTGAAGCCCCCCTATACCCTCAACACCAGTAATGGTACTTGCAATAATTTCTTGTATAGAAACAATCTTACTTATATTAGTATAAGCTATTTTTTCACATATAAAGACAGGATCTAAACAATGAATTAAAACTCTATTAGGTGAACTTGCAAAGTTAGCACCTGCATCTAATATAGCTTCATAACATGATTGACAAGCTCCAGCAAATATAACCAAATCATCGTAATTAGCTTCATAATTTCTAAGATTTATTACTGATTGTACAAAATTTTTAGAGTTTTTATAGTTGTTTAAATCCATGTAGTTCCTTGCCCCTTTAATCATAGCATCATGTCCTGTTAGAACAACAATATCCGGTTTTAACTGTTTTACAATTTCTAAAACCTTATAAGGTTGCTCCTCTTCAGGTATTACATATCCAGATGCCTCCATAGCTAATTGCTTATATGTTTTTAAACAAACATCTAGATACTCTGCATCCCCATCTATATGCAAAATTCTTCCTGGTCTCCCAAATAGCATTGTTTCACTATTCTTTTTTTCTTCTTTTATATATTTATTGCTTCTATTATTATCAATATTTCTATTATCACCAATGCTTCTATATTGTTTTCCTGTAATTCTATTATTAAGTATACGTCTTATATTTTCATTAACCTTTTTATTAAAAACTTCATCTTTTTTTCCCTCATCGGATTTTGTTACACATTCCAAATCACTTCCAGGCGAATCTGCAATTATCCTTAAATTGACTCCTTTTAAGACATATATGATCCCTGCCTCATTTTCTTTAATATCTATTATTTTAAATGTAATGTCTTTACCATAAGATTTCCTGACTACTTTATCACCTATCTTCAAGTTATCAACTCCATTTTTATAAATCCTATACTATTGTATGAAAAACATAATGAATAAGTGAAAAATTTCAGCATAAAAAACCCACACTTTAAATGTGGGTTTTTATGCTTTATTGAATATAAGGTATGTTACAAAAATGTTATTTTTGAAATTATACAAAATTAACAATTTGTTATACCATAATCAAATATTAAGATTTTATATTTCTTTAAATTCATCTTTTATTGATGAATTATCATCTAAACAACTATTCTTATATTTAGGAGCAATATCTCCACTTGAAATATCTTCATCCTTTAAATTCATATAAAAATTAGCCTTTACAGCATATTTATAAGGTCTAAGCCATAAATACCCTAACCCTAAAGTTAGTATAGATAAGATTTCCCATCCTATAAATGTTAAATTCAATAAAAAATATCTTACACAATTCCCATCCATCATTTCTTTACTAGCCTTTATACATTCCATACAAGCCAATTCCGGATTATCATTAGCTATAAAAAACGCCATTTCATAACGAGCAACTGCTATATAAATAAGTATATAAGCAGCAATAATCAAACTAATCATCATTAATATAATTGCTATGGATGAACCTAAACTTATCATATCTAATGTATAAAAGTTCCCTCTATTTGATACTGCAATAATTAGTAAAATTATTGATGCGGGTATATATATTACTATAGTCCATAAAAATGTAAATATATAAATTACTAATTGAATGAGAAAATTTTTACCAAAAAACTTAAACCCAGATAGTACATTTTCGACTTTAGGATTATTTTTCCTTAATAAATTCAGAAAAAAATTATATAATCCGCATGTTATACATCCACCTATTAATAATTTAATAAGTACTCCAATCTTAAATAAAACCGTAGTACCTAGATTATCATCAGCTATACTTTTATAATAAAAAGGATTAGCTATTATTTCCCTAAACTCATTAATATTTGATAAATAAAAAACTCCATCTGTAAATAATATTGCAATAAAAGATACTAAAATGGCTATACCCCAATTACTTTTTAACTGTATTAGTGCTTCTTTTTTTAATTTGCCTGTACTTTTTATAGACATTATACTTTCGCTCAAAATATAAAAATTTAATTTTGAACTTCCCTCCTAATCTGTTGTTATTCAAACACAAAAGTACTACTACAAAATATACTAATACATTTTTCATAAACAAACAATAATTAAATAGTAAAACCATGTAAACTTTATTATAGCTTTACATGGTTTTACTAAAATAATTATCCTTCTTGGTCATAAGCTTTCTTAAAATTTTCAATAAATTTAATATATTGCTCCTGTTCATTAATTAGTGCTTGAATTTTTTTATTAAAAGTGTTAGTAGCCCAATTTACTTCATTATAATAATATCTGTTAGCTAATCTCCAAAATCGCTGAGGGAAAAGTAAAAAAGCAAACAATATTCTGTACTCTTCCTTGCTTAAAGGACTTACTTCATTATATGAATCAATAATTAAATTTGCACAGTCCATATTCCACTCTCTTCTTTTTAAAACTTTTATCATAAAATTAGATATATCATAAGTTCTAATTTCTCTTTTACAATAATCAAAATCTATTACATTAACATCACTATTTTGATCAATGATTATATTATGATAAGTATAGTCATGGTGGCAAAAACTTTTGTCTTCTTCAGCAATCTTGCATATGTTCATATAATCCGAATCATTTAAAACATTTAGAGCTCTTTTCCCAAGTGCCTTATAAAATTCAACACTCTTTATATAAGTAAAATCAAAATCTCCCTTTCTGCCTTTTTTCCTAGACATATCCCTCATTTTGTCTAGAGCTTTTATTCTTTTAGACATTAGTCGTGGCCATCTTCCTAAGTCACTTTTTAGCTTACTATTTTCAGGTGGGTCATAACCTTTAGAAGCTATATGCATTTTTGCAAGGGTTTTAGATGCCATTATTATATCATTATCTTCATGAAAATCACACTCACGTCCTTCAAGCCATTCTGATAAAGTATATATATCTTCATTTACAAGAGCATATGGCTCTCCTTCAATATTTAAATCATATTTGTCTACATACTTAAACCCATTTTTAATTAAATGCTCTTTAGCTCCATATACAAAATATAATTTCTGAATACCATAATTTATTCTTTTCAAACATTTAATTCCATCATTTGTTTTAAGAAAATATACTCCTTTATTAGGCTTTATACTTTCAATTCTAATATTGAATTGCCTCTCTATTTCAAATTCCCTCATCATTTTTACCGCCTCCCCTATAAATTTATATGTAAATATACCTATGTTTAGAATCTATTTTTTAGTCCATTCTTAATAACATTTTTTATAACTATGTAATATAATAAACTATGGTAAACTATTTATTTTTTTGAAGGGATGAAATATGAATATAGGAATAGATTCTAGAGCTGCCAAATGGTACAGAGGAACAGGTATAGGAACTTACTCATATCAATTAATTAATTCATTAAATAAAATAGACTTTCAAAACAACTACCTTCTTTTCATGCCAGATAGTAATACTTGTAATATAAACTTTAACAAAAATTTTACTATTAGAAATATAACTCAAAATATAAAGTCAAACTTTTGGGATGAAGTAAATGTACCAAATATACTAAAAAGTGAAAATATAAATTTATATCATGTTCCGCAAAACGGAATAGGATTACCCCAAAACAAAAACTGTCCTCTAATAATAACATTACATGATATTATACCTTATAAAATGCCTGAAACAGTAGGAGAGAGATATTTAGAAATATTTCAAAAACAAATGCCTAAAATAATTCCTATGTGTGATGGTATTATTACTGTATCAAACTATTCAAAACAAGATATTATTAATTATTTTAATTTTCCTGCAGAAAAAATTTTCGTAACTCATTTAGCTAATGAAGATATATACAAACCACTAGATAAAATTAAATGTAAAGATTTCATTGCAAAAACTTATCATATAAAAGATGACTATATTCTATATGTGGGAGGTTTTAGTCCAAGAAAAAACATTGTAGGCTTAATTGAATCTTTTAGTAATCTTCTTAAAAAATTAAAAAGAATCAATATGAAATTAGTAATAGCTGGCTCTAAAGGCAAATCATATAGTATATATAAAAAAAGAGCTGAGGATTTAGGCATTGAGGATAATGTAATATTTCCAGGCTTTATTCCTATTGAACACATGCCTGCACTTTATAATGCTGCAAAAATATTTGCATATCCTTCTCTGTATGAGGGTTTCGGTCTACCTCCAATAGAAGCTATGGCTTGTGGAGTACCTATTATAGCTTCAAACCTAACATCTATACCTGAAGTTGTTGGTGATGCCGCTGTACTTATAAACCCTTATAATATAGATCAATTAAGCGAAGCCATGTATAATGTACTTTCAAATGAAATTCTTCAAAATCAACTAATAAAAAAATCTCTACTAAAAAGCTATGAATTTAGCTGGATAAAAACAGCAGAAAAGACCTTAAAGGCTTATGAAAGCATAATTATATAAAAAGGCTATGTTTTAAGAAACTGTTGACTTCTTGCAACTTCTTAAAACATAGCCAAAGCTACTTCCCCATTTAATTACTTAATTTTATGCCTCAAATAAGTCAGTTGATAAATATCTTGCTCCTGTATCAGGTAACAATACAACTATATTTTTATCTTTATTTTCTTCCAGTTTCGCTAATTCTTTTGCTGTGTAAAGTGCAGCACCAGAAGAAATTCCAACTAATAATCCTTCTGTTTTAGCTATCTCTCTAGCTTCTTCATATGCCTTTTCACCCTCTACCTTTACAATTTTATCTATTACATCTAAATCTAGAACATCAGGTATAAATCCTGCTCCTATTCCTTGTATTTTATGAGAACCAGCTGTTTCCCCAGATAGTACTGCTGAAGTTGAAGGTTCAATAGCAATTATCTTTACATTTGGGTTTTTCTTTTTTAATACCCTTCCAACTCCAGTTATAGTTCCACCAGTTCCAACGCCTGCAACAAAGATGTCTACTTTTCCATCTGTATCTCTCCAAATTTCTTCTGCTGTTGTTTTTTCATGAGCATAAGCATTAGCAGGATTTTTAAACTGCTGAGGAATAAATGAGTTTTCTATTTCCTTATGTAATTCTTCGGCTTTTTCAATTGCACCGCTCATTCCTGTAGCTGCTGGAGTTAAAATTAATTCTGCTCCATATGCCTTTAACAATTTTCTTCTTTCTTCACTCATAGATTCTGGCATAGTTATTAAAATCTTATACCCTTTAACAGCAGCAGCAAGTGCTAACCCAACACCTGTATTACCACTTGTAGGTTCTATAATTACAGTGTCTTTATTTATTATTCCATTCTTTTCAGCTTCCTCTAACATAACTAATCCAACTCTATCTTTAACACTTCCCCCTGGATTGAAATATTCTACCTTTGCAATAACATTAGCTTTTAAATGATTATTTTTCTTATAATTTCCAAGTTCCACTAAAGGTGTATTACCTATTAATTCGATTAAATTCTTTGCTATTTTCATTTTGTTTCCCCCTTATTTTTATTATCCTCAGAAAATATTATTAGCCCTTCTTAAAAGTATATACCTTTTTTTGAGAACATTTTATACTAATTACAATACCACTTTTCTTTAGTATAGAAAATATCTATTCGAGTTATCTTTTCGATAAACTTTTTCTTCCCACTATGTTTTTAATTCTTACTATTCTTATAGGATTAGTAAGATTATAGTATATTAATTTATCCTTGTCAATTTCTTTCTTAATATTCTTTATTACTAAAAAGCTATATTTTAAGTAACGCTTTAAATCCAACATCCACTTAAAATATAACTAAAAAAAATGTTTAAAAGAATTATCTTTTAAACAAACCCTCTAAACTTTTCTATAAATTCTTTTCTATCATCTTTAAATTCATTCTTTCTTATCATTTTTTGTAAAAAAGTGTTGTAATTCCAATCTTTAATACGTGTATAATAATTTTTTGATATAACATAAAAATCATAAGGGAAAACCAGCATACCGTATAAAACCTCTAACTCATCTTTATCTAACTTATTCACCATACTATAATCTTTAATTATATCCTCAGCTTTTTCTATATCATAACCAGTCTTTTTTCCTACTTTATTTATAAAATTACATAAGTCATGC from Clostridium sp. MB40-C1 includes these protein-coding regions:
- the yabG gene encoding sporulation peptidase YabG; this encodes MKIGDKVVRKSYGKDITFKIIDIKENEAGIIYVLKGVNLRIIADSPGSDLECVTKSDEGKKDEVFNKKVNENIRRILNNRITGKQYRSIGDNRNIDNNRSNKYIKEEKKNSETMLFGRPGRILHIDGDAEYLDVCLKTYKQLAMEASGYVIPEEEQPYKVLEIVKQLKPDIVVLTGHDAMIKGARNYMDLNNYKNSKNFVQSVINLRNYEANYDDLVIFAGACQSCYEAILDAGANFASSPNRVLIHCLDPVFICEKIAYTNISKIVSIQEIIASTITGVEGIGGLQTRGKYREGFPKSKYS
- a CDS encoding DUF975 family protein; this translates as MSESIMSIKSTGKLKKEALIQLKSNWGIAILVSFIAILFTDGVFYLSNINEFREIIANPFYYKSIADDNLGTTVLFKIGVLIKLLIGGCITCGLYNFFLNLLRKNNPKVENVLSGFKFFGKNFLIQLVIYIFTFLWTIVIYIPASIILLIIAVSNRGNFYTLDMISLGSSIAIILMMISLIIAAYILIYIAVARYEMAFFIANDNPELACMECIKASKEMMDGNCVRYFLLNLTFIGWEILSILTLGLGYLWLRPYKYAVKANFYMNLKDEDISSGDIAPKYKNSCLDDNSSIKDEFKEI
- a CDS encoding glycosyltransferase family 1 protein translates to MNIGIDSRAAKWYRGTGIGTYSYQLINSLNKIDFQNNYLLFMPDSNTCNINFNKNFTIRNITQNIKSNFWDEVNVPNILKSENINLYHVPQNGIGLPQNKNCPLIITLHDIIPYKMPETVGERYLEIFQKQMPKIIPMCDGIITVSNYSKQDIINYFNFPAEKIFVTHLANEDIYKPLDKIKCKDFIAKTYHIKDDYILYVGGFSPRKNIVGLIESFSNLLKKLKRINMKLVIAGSKGKSYSIYKKRAEDLGIEDNVIFPGFIPIEHMPALYNAAKIFAYPSLYEGFGLPPIEAMACGVPIIASNLTSIPEVVGDAAVLINPYNIDQLSEAMYNVLSNEILQNQLIKKSLLKSYEFSWIKTAEKTLKAYESIII
- the cysK gene encoding cysteine synthase A, with the translated sequence MKIAKNLIELIGNTPLVELGNYKKNNHLKANVIAKVEYFNPGGSVKDRVGLVMLEEAEKNGIINKDTVIIEPTSGNTGVGLALAAAVKGYKILITMPESMSEERRKLLKAYGAELILTPAATGMSGAIEKAEELHKEIENSFIPQQFKNPANAYAHEKTTAEEIWRDTDGKVDIFVAGVGTGGTITGVGRVLKKKNPNVKIIAIEPSTSAVLSGETAGSHKIQGIGAGFIPDVLDLDVIDKIVKVEGEKAYEEAREIAKTEGLLVGISSGAALYTAKELAKLEENKDKNIVVLLPDTGARYLSTDLFEA
- a CDS encoding CotS family spore coat protein — translated: MMREFEIERQFNIRIESIKPNKGVYFLKTNDGIKCLKRINYGIQKLYFVYGAKEHLIKNGFKYVDKYDLNIEGEPYALVNEDIYTLSEWLEGRECDFHEDNDIIMASKTLAKMHIASKGYDPPENSKLKSDLGRWPRLMSKRIKALDKMRDMSRKKGRKGDFDFTYIKSVEFYKALGKRALNVLNDSDYMNICKIAEEDKSFCHHDYTYHNIIIDQNSDVNVIDFDYCKREIRTYDISNFMIKVLKRREWNMDCANLIIDSYNEVSPLSKEEYRILFAFLLFPQRFWRLANRYYYNEVNWATNTFNKKIQALINEQEQYIKFIENFKKAYDQEG